The DNA window ATTGGGGCCCGGTCTGGATAGGCCGTGGAATCCCCGCAGCGGCAGATAAAAGGCGTCCTGCTGATCATAATGATTTCGTCGTTCCGGAAGCGCCGCCGCCTCGATGACATGGCGCAACTGATAGCGTTCGGCCAGCAGAGCGGCGGTCTCCGGTCGAAGCGTGAACTGGCCGGTCAGTGCGGAATGCTCTACGATCACCCATTCCGGCAGCTGCTGTGCAGGAAAAGCAGCCAGCGGATTCACCTCGTCCAGAAACTGCCGGTAGAGCGGAATGTTGTGACGGCTAAAATACTCGAGGCGCATTCGCGTCAGCCGGTCGAGCGTGGGGTTGTTGCGCATCGGTTCGTTTGCCGTGGAGGACAGGCCGATCTGGTCCATCGCCAGCCGCGGCGCCCCCCAGATTGAACTGGCATGCAGCACCGACGTGGGCCGGTGGACGTTTTCATTGAACCATTCCGAGGCCAGCACCCGGCTGTCCTTTTGCGCTAAAAGATGGTCGGACTGAATGCTGACGGTTATTGCCGGCACGATGGCGGCCAGTGCGATGATCGCGGCGGCCGGAAAAGAGCGGCGATGCACTTCAGCCATCAGGTAAGCGGCCCCGATGGCCAGAAACGGCGCCAGCGGCAGGCTGTAGCGGCAGAACACCGTATAGCCGCGGCCGATCGCCAGATAGTAAACCAGGGGAAAACAAAGCAACGCCGGGGCGATGCCGCGGTTGGTCACAGCCAGGAGGGCCAGTCCAGCCAAGCCGGCGAGAAGAAAAGGTGCGCCCAGGCCATGGAACAGCGAGAAGCGCAGGTGGTAGATCCAGCCGCGGCCGAGAAAAATGCCCAGATGACCGTCGGCCAGATGATTGGATTCGAAAGAGAAATCAGTTATAAAGTTTTTGAAATCTAAAAATACATAGGGCGAGGTGAAAAAGAACGCCAGGGCGAACACGGCAAGGCTCAGGCCGCCGAGGCGCAGCAGAGCGGCGCGCCGGCGTGCAGTGCGCAGCTGCAGCAGGATGATCAGCGCCAGCGGCGCCAGGATCAGCGCGGCGGTGTATTTGCTTGAGGCTGCCAGGCCGGCGAAAAGCGCGGCAAGGCCTGCATCTTGTGCCGCGCCGCTTTCATTGAACGCCAGCACATGATAGAGCGCAATGAGCATCAGCATGAGCATGAAAACATCGGTCACGCCGAAATGAGAATCGCGCACATGCAGCGGCGCCACAGCAAATAAAAGCGCCGCCAGGCCGGCGATACGCTGGTTGAAAAAGCGGCGGCAGAGAACATAGAGCGCATAGATCGACGCCACCCCGGCCAGGGCGGAGAGCGTCCGGCTGATCAGATAAAAAGGCGATGGATCGAGGAGGAAGGAGAGGCCCAAGTCCAGACTGTCCTGGAAAACGCCAAAGACATGGCCTGCACCATAGTACAGCGCATAGCAGGCAAAACAGGCATAGATGAACAGCGTGGGATAATTGAAAAAATGCGGATTAAGGTCGCCGCCGCCCATGCCCAGAGCCGTGACTGCAATGGTGTACTCGTCCGGACGGCAGCGTTCATGCGGCAGGCCGAACCCGATCCCCCAGAAGCGGAGAACCGCGGCCAGCAACAGGATGCAAATGAGCATGGTGTGTTTTTTCATCTATTCGGCGCGTTTGAAGGGGATTCAGCATGTCAGGGCTTCTTTCGGCCCATCTAAAGAACCAGCGCTCAAGATTTCTCCGGCCAATAGATGCCAGCCTGGTCGGCGCCCAATTGTCCCGCCTGATAGGTGCGTTCGTCCACGCGGCTCAGCTTTTTAATCATAGCCCTGGTCATCAGCGAATAGGAGCGCAACAAATCCAGCTCATCCGAGAGCTGCTCCAGGTGTGCGTCGCTTCGCATCCAGTCCAGATGATCGAACCGTTCCAGCTGCAGCGGCG is part of the bacterium genome and encodes:
- a CDS encoding glycosyltransferase family 39 protein, which gives rise to MKKHTMLICILLLAAVLRFWGIGFGLPHERCRPDEYTIAVTALGMGGGDLNPHFFNYPTLFIYACFACYALYYGAGHVFGVFQDSLDLGLSFLLDPSPFYLISRTLSALAGVASIYALYVLCRRFFNQRIAGLAALLFAVAPLHVRDSHFGVTDVFMLMLMLIALYHVLAFNESGAAQDAGLAALFAGLAASSKYTAALILAPLALIILLQLRTARRRAALLRLGGLSLAVFALAFFFTSPYVFLDFKNFITDFSFESNHLADGHLGIFLGRGWIYHLRFSLFHGLGAPFLLAGLAGLALLAVTNRGIAPALLCFPLVYYLAIGRGYTVFCRYSLPLAPFLAIGAAYLMAEVHRRSFPAAAIIALAAIVPAITVSIQSDHLLAQKDSRVLASEWFNENVHRPTSVLHASSIWGAPRLAMDQIGLSSTANEPMRNNPTLDRLTRMRLEYFSRHNIPLYRQFLDEVNPLAAFPAQQLPEWVIVEHSALTGQFTLRPETAALLAERYQLRHVIEAAALPERRNHYDQQDAFYLPLRGFHGLSRPGPN